The following coding sequences are from one Primulina eburnea isolate SZY01 chromosome 15, ASM2296580v1, whole genome shotgun sequence window:
- the LOC140814347 gene encoding uncharacterized protein: MCDVKEAEALALFDAIAWTISLELQDIIFETDSLTVVKAITSKNADHTEFGSIISGCRTLLDGHPSFKIQHVRRQANMVAHTLARNAIAYANPFIMIETPEILCNFISYDCEENV; this comes from the coding sequence ATGTGTGACGTTAAAGAGGCCGAAGCACTCGCCCTATTTGACGCGATCGCTTGGACAATCTCTCTTGAactccaagatattatatttgaAACCGACTCATTGACGGTGGTAAAGGCGATCACCTCAAAGAATGCTGACCACACAGAGTTTGGCTCAATAATCTCAGGCTGCCGTACACTTCTCGACGGGCATCCCTCTTTCAAGATTCAACATGTTCGAAGACAAGCAAATATGGTGGCTCATACTCTTGCTCGGAATGCCATAGCTTATGCAAATCCTTTTATTATGATTGAAACGCCAGAAATCTTATGTAACTTCATTTCCTACGATTGTGAGGAAAACgtttga
- the LOC140815153 gene encoding U-box domain-containing protein 26-like translates to MPVGLEPLNVGVQIPSYFRCPISLELMSDPVTVCTGQTYDRSSIESWVATGNTTCPVTRVLLTDFTLIPNHTLRRLIQDWCVANRSFGVERIPTPKQPADPDLVRSLLKQASSGSALFGVRVSALRKLGGLACDSDKNRAVIAAANAREVLLYMVFANLRSDLSDLSHESLAVLSMFTLSEAECTYVAADSSRMGYLVNLLFHSSIEIRVNSAAIIENVVTGVRSPELRSQISDSGEVFEGMISILTHPRAYPRALKIGIKALFALCLVKQHRHKALAAGAVDVLVDKLAVFDKCDAERALATVELLCRVPSGCAAFASNEMAVQLLVKIILKISGRATEYATGALLSLCTASESAQNDAVAAGVLSQMVLLVQSDCTARAKRKAQTLLKLLRDSWPDDSIANSDTFP, encoded by the coding sequence ATGCCTGTGGGTTTGGAGCCATTGAATGTAGGCGTGCAGATTCCGTCTTACTTCAGGTGCCCGATTTCTTTAGAGCTGATGAGTGACCCGGTTACCGTTTGTACAGGTCAGACGTACGACCGTTCCAGCATCGAATCATGGGTGGCGACCGGTAATACCACGTGTCCGGTTACCCGGGTCCTGCTCACGGATTTCACGCTTATCCCGAATCATACTCTCCGGCGGTTGATTCAGGATTGGTGCGTGGCGAACCGATCCTTTGGGGTGGAACGGATACCCACGCCGAAGCAGCCGGCGGACCCGGATTTGGTTCGATCTTTGCTGAAACAGGCGTCGTCTGGATCGGCGTTGTTTGGGGTGAGGGTTTCTGCTTTGAGGAAGCTCGGAGGACTGGCTTGTGACTCGGATAAGAACCGGGCGGTCATTGCTGCTGCTAATGCTCGAGAGGTTTTGCTTTATATGGTGTTTGCTAATCTTCGGTCGGATTTATCCGATTTGAGTCACGAATCGCTCGCGGTTCTATCGATGTTCACGCTATCCGAGGCTGAGTGCACGTACGTAGCAGCCGATTCTAGTCGGATGGGATATCTGGTGAATTTACTGTTCCATTCATCGATTGAAATTCGAGTAAACTCGGCGGCCATTATAGAGAATGTTGTGACAGGGGTAAGGTCGCCGGAGCTCCGATCGCAGATCAGCGATTCAGGAGAGGTGTTCGAAGGTATGATCTCTATCTTAACTCATCCACGAGCGTATCCTAGGGCGCTTAAAATCGGAATCAAAGCGTTGTTCGCTCTGTGCCTGGTGAAGCAGCACCGCCACAAGGCGTTGGCAGCTGGTGCAGTGGACGTCCTGGTAGACAAGCTGGCAGTGTTCGATAAATGCGACGCGGAGAGAGCGCTGGCGACGGTGGAGCTCCTCTGCCGTGTTCCATCCGGTTGTGCCGCGTTTGCATCAAATGAGATGGCGGTGCAATTGCTGGTGAAGATTATACTGAAGATCTCTGGCCGTGCCACGGAGTACGCCACCGGGGCACTTCTGTCGCTGTGCACGGCGTCGGAGAGTGCTCAAAACGACGCCGTTGCCGCCGGCGTGTTGAGTCAGATGGTGCTGCTGGTTCAGAGTGATTGCACGGCGAGGGCGAAGCGTAAAGCTCAGACGCTGCTGAAGTTACTGCGGGACTCATGGCCTGATGACTCCATTGCCAATTCGGATACTTTCCCCTGA